AAGCGAAATACAGATCATTGTTGGTATCCGGCAGTTCGAACGGCGTGAGCTGCCAGGTCTGACCGGCGAGAAAACTGAAGTCCCCGGTTTTATAGGTCATATAGGCGTGGCGGATGCGCGGGCTGACACTGGTGCCGGCTGTGCCGCTCAAACTGTCAGTCAGCCCCAGAAAATCAATTTCGATTTTCGCGGCTGCATTCGCTTCTTCATCCGCTACATTCAGCCCCAGCCGTGTGGCGCGGGCCGACATGCTGAAATCGCCTTCTTTGGGATCAACGGAGGTTACATAGGCCAGATAGTCGTCACCCGCTACTCCATGCGAATTGTATATTGAGGTTATCTTCATGAGGCCATAAAAATCCATCCGGTATTTTCCCGTAACCGCCTCGGCCGGAAACGCCGGAGCTGATAAACACGCGGCAATAACGCCCGTTTCTACAATACGCCGTTTCATGTTTGCAAACACAGTGATCCCCTGTTTTAAATAAGATAACTCACTCTGGCACAATTTTCCGCTCATATTCTAGCACATTCCGGCATGCTTTTTTAATCTGTCTGAATCATGCCGAAAGATGTAAATGGGTCTGGCAAATGGGAAAACAATCTGCTACACTAAATTATGTATGGATTGTAGTACAAATGTAAAAAGCGAAGCAGTATATTTTAAAATTACAAGTTACATTTTTGTTGCGTGCTCAATAGGAAATCAATATTTCAGGTTGAAGAACCAAGCGGAGAATAGTTATGAGCAAGCAGATTTTAATTGTGGATGATAACCCTACGAACCGGAAACTGCTCAGAGTAATTCTTGAAAATCAAGGTTACGCAATTGCCGAAGCGGACACCGGAGAAACCGCTCTGGCGCTTATAAAAGCGCAGCCTCCACAGCTTATCCTTATGGATTACCGGCTACCAGGAATTGACGGAGTGAAGCTGTCGCGGATGATAAAATCCGACCCGGCTCTTTCGCATATCCCGATCATAATCGTGACGGCAAGCGCCATGAAATCTGATCGGGAGCGCATCACTCTGGAATCAGGATGCGACGATTATATCTCAAAACCGTTCGACATAAAAGCGCTGGTGGAATCGGTGCGATGTTTTATAGGAACGGTCGGATGAACTTCCCCCGGCTGTGCCATTGGCCTGCCGGTTGTTATTACGTTTTACCGGCAAGCCGGGTGGTCTTTGGATCCAAACTTCGTTTGCCCCGCTTATGCAGGGTTACACACTCCGTCCCCTCGCTTGAGCTATGCCATGCCGGCAATCATTATGCCGTACCGGCCGGCGCCGGGTTTTTGTGAGCGGAATTTATAAGGTCCTTTTTTGAAAAAATCGTCCGTGCACGTTTTGGCGGACGGTTTTTTGTATAATCAGAATTGGGTTGATGGCGATGAATAGGCCGCCGTCTAATTTGTTTGTACGATTAAGGGGTAGGAAAACTTGTTATGCTGTATATCCTCGCCAGTGCGTTGATTTGTGAAATAGTTGCGCTGGTCTTCAGTTTCCGTTTGTACAGGCGGAAGGCTGTGACCGGGGTGCTGGCCCGCGCAGTGCTTGCTTTTCTTGCCGCGCAAACAGTGCGGCACCTGTGGCAGATTCCGCAAACACTGGTAGCTTATACCTCTGGCGCGGATCTGTATGCGGGCGTGATTGACGCGGCGGCGGCGTTTGCGCTGATGGTCTTGGCGCTAGAGGCAAGCCGCGATACCGGTTTCCTTGGTAAAATAGCAGCCGGCCTGCCGCCAGCCCGGCAGCCGCGCGAACTTCCCGCGCACGACAGCCTCGTTCACGCGCAGGCCCTGCTCAATTCCATTAACGATATCGCCTGGATTAAAGACCGCGCAGGCCGCTACAGGGCGGTCAATGAAGCGTTTGTCAAAGCCAGCGGCCGGTCCGCGCAAGATCTGATCGGCAAAAGCGATTATGAGCTTTGGCCGCCTGAATTGTCCGTAAAGTATATCGCGGACGATGCTACCGTCCTGAAATCCGCCCGGCAGTTGATTTCCGATGAAGAAATAACGGACAGAAGCGGCGTCAGGAGGTGGGTTGAAACGGCAAAAACACCCGTTTTGGGCGCGGACGGCCAAATCCTCGGCACGGCAGGCGTTGCGCGCAATATACACGACCGCAAGCTGATGCAGGACAGCCTTGCGCAGCGGTTGTCGGA
The DNA window shown above is from Elusimicrobiaceae bacterium and carries:
- a CDS encoding response regulator; amino-acid sequence: MSKQILIVDDNPTNRKLLRVILENQGYAIAEADTGETALALIKAQPPQLILMDYRLPGIDGVKLSRMIKSDPALSHIPIIIVTASAMKSDRERITLESGCDDYISKPFDIKALVESVRCFIGTVG